A region of the Arthrobacter sp. FW306-07-I genome:
ACTCCCCTGTCCAGGTCCGGGATGCCGCGCGCCAGCGTCAGGGCGAGGGCAATAGCGTGGTCGCTGACGTCCTCCACACCGTAGTCGGGCACGTTGGACACCACCACACCGCATTCCGTTGCGGCTGGGACGTCAACGGTGTCCACGCCTACTCCGTACCGGCTGACGGCTTTCAGGCGCGGCAGGCCCTTGAGGACGCGTTCGGTGATGGGGGCGTACTGGACAATGAGCCCGTCCACATCGGCCGCAGCCGCCAGGACGTCGTCCTCCGTCCTGCAGTTGGCCCGAACAAGTTCAACACCGTTGGCGTCCGCCACGGCCTGCTCCTGGCTGATCGACTCGAATTCGTAGTCGGTGATTAGTATGCGCGGCATGCCCGCCCTTTCCTCTTCCTGCGTCCTGTGATCCTCACGCCCAGCGGAGAATCAGCGGGTCTTTGCGTTTGGCCATCTCCACCAGCTGCGCCCGGGTGTGCGGGTTCAGCTCCCCCACCGGATGGCGCGTCCTGTCGCTGGCAATGATGTTGCCCTCCTTCATCAGGACTTTAGTGGCGCGCAGGCCGCACTGCCGGTTCTCGAAGTGGATGAACGGAAGCAGGTCTTCCCAGGCGTGGATCGCCTTGTCCCGTTCCCCTGCATGAAAGTCCCGCACGATCCGGCCCAGCTGGTCCGGAACCATGCAGCTGCTCATCGTGCCCACGGCCCCGGCTTCCAGGTCCGGGATGAGCGTGATGGCTTCCTCGCCGTCGAACAGTCCGGGCAGCGACGGCCCGGCCGCGGCACCGAGCGCACGGAGCTTGTCCGCGGCCTGGGGCATCTCGATCTTGGCGTAGTTCACGTTCGGCATCTCCGTGGCGATCCGTGCCAGGAGGGCCACGGACAGCGGGGTGGTGCTCATCGGTGCGTCCTGGATCATGATGTCGATCTCCAGGCCGTCGGCCACGCGCTTGAAGTACTCCACCACGGCGTCGTCGTCCACTTTCATGGTGGCCCCGAAGAACGGCGGCATGAGCATCACCATCTCCGCGCCGAGCTCCTGGGCGTGAAGGCTGCGCTCCCGGGCGATCCGCGAGCTGAAGTGGCTGGTGGTGACGCAGACCGGCAGCCGCCCGTCCAGGTGCTCCATGGTGGTCCGGAGCACCTGCTCGCGTTCCTCGTCGGTCAGCGAGAACTGCTCCGAGTAGTTGGCCAGGATGCAGACGGCGTCGGACTTGCCGTCCACCAGGTAATCCAGGACCCTGCGCTGGCCGTCGAGGTCCAGTTCC
Encoded here:
- a CDS encoding dihydrodipicolinate synthase family protein, whose translation is MSAITGVMPVAPTIFADNEELDLDGQRRVLDYLVDGKSDAVCILANYSEQFSLTDEEREQVLRTTMEHLDGRLPVCVTTSHFSSRIARERSLHAQELGAEMVMLMPPFFGATMKVDDDAVVEYFKRVADGLEIDIMIQDAPMSTTPLSVALLARIATEMPNVNYAKIEMPQAADKLRALGAAAGPSLPGLFDGEEAITLIPDLEAGAVGTMSSCMVPDQLGRIVRDFHAGERDKAIHAWEDLLPFIHFENRQCGLRATKVLMKEGNIIASDRTRHPVGELNPHTRAQLVEMAKRKDPLILRWA